The Ischnura elegans chromosome 1, ioIscEleg1.1, whole genome shotgun sequence genome contains a region encoding:
- the LOC124173300 gene encoding uncharacterized protein LOC124173300 isoform X7, producing MIFSFDHLLGHFAHCAPLRYRQYELVTQMKNRWRHHATEIAVRIPFSCFPVRCGRSYNEVNARSPRQLVRDHSSMYHHSSRTEPEVSTQQRETPRVESERHSTVEEECPRLLVRVHTTLRHSRCGRRSYNTVNARCPRLLVRDHTSRRHSRCGRSYYEVNARSPRLLVREHTSRRHSRCGRSYNEVNARCPRLLVRDHTIRRHTRCGRRSYNEVNVRSPRQLVRDHNSMYHHSSRTEPEVSTQQRERPRVESERHSTVEEECPRLLVRVHTTLRQSRCGRRSYNTVNARCPRLLVRDHTSSRHTRCGRRSYNEVNVRSPRQLVRDHSSMCHHSSRTEPEVSTQQRETPRVESERHSTVEEECPRLLVRVQTTLRYSRCGRRSYNAVNARCPRLLVRDHSSMYHHSSRTEPEVSTQQRETPRVESERHSTVEEEVQYKRIKCPRLLVRVHTTLRQSRCGRRSYNAVNARCQRLIVGNHTSRRHSRCGRRSYNEVNARSPRQLVRDHSSMYHHSSRTEPEVSTQQRETPRVESERHSTVEEEVQYKRIKCPRLLVRVHTTLRHSRCGRRSYNTVNARCPRLLVRDHTSSRHSRCGRRSYNAVNARCPRLLVRDHSSMYHHSSRTEPEVSTQQRETPRVESERHSTVEEECPRLLVRVQTTLRYSRCGRRSYNAVNARCPRLLVRDHSSMYHHSSRTEPEVSTQQRETPRVESERHSTVEEEVQYKRIKCPRLLVRVHTTLRQSRCGRRSYNAVNARCQRLIVGNHTSRRHSRCGRRSYNEVNARSPRQLVRDHSSMYHHSSRTEPEVSTQQRETPRVESERHSTVEEEVQYKRIKCPRLLVRVQTTLRYSRCGRRSYNAVNARCPRLLVRDHSSMYHHSSRTEPEVSTQQRETPRVESERHSTVEEEVQYKRIKCPRLLVRVHTTLRQSRCGRRSYNAVNARCQRLIVGNHTSRRHSRCGRRSYNEVNARSPRQLVRDHSSMYHHSSRTEPEVSTQQRETPRVESERHSTVEEEVQYKRIKCPRLLVRVHTTLRHSRCGRRSYNTVNARCPRLLVRDHTSSRHSRCGRRSYNAVNARCPRLLVRDHSSMYHHSSRTEPEVSTQQRETPRVESERHSTVEEEVQYKRIKVRVFPEAHF from the exons ATGATTTTTAGTTTTGACCATCTTTTGGGGCAtttcgcccactgtgcgccgctacGCTACCGGCAATACGAGTTAGTTACGCAAATGAAAAATAGATGGCGACACCATGCGACAGAAATCGCCGTAAGAATACCGTTCAGTTGCTTCCCCGTGAGATGCGGGAGGAGCTACAACGAGGTGAATGCGCGTAGCCCACGGCAGCTTGTTCGCGACCACAGCAGCATGTACCACCATTCTTCGCGTACCGAGCCAGAAGTATCAACTCAGCAACGGGAGACGCCTCGTGTTGAATCCGAACGACACTCGACAGTGGAGGAGGAG TGCCCCCGGCTGCTAGTTCGCGTCCACACCACCCTACGCCACAGCAGATGCGGGAGGAGGAGCTACAACACGGTGAACGCGCGCTGCCCACGCCTGCTTGTTCGCGACCACACCAGCCGTCGCCACAGCAGATGCGGGAGGAGCTACTACGAGGTAAATGCGCGTAGCCCACGGCTGCTTGTTCGCGAACACACAAGCCGTCGCCACAGCAGGTGCGGGAGGAGCTACAACGAGGTGAATGCGCGCTGCCCACGGCTGCTTGTTCGCGACCACACCATCCGTCGCCACACCAGATGCGGGAGGAGGAGCTACAACGAGGTGAATGTACGCAGCCCACGGCAGCTTGTTCGCGACCACAACAGCATGTACCACCATTCTTCGCGTACCGAGCCAGAAGTCTCAACTCAGCAACGGGAGAGGCCTCGTGTTGAATCCGAACGACACTCGACAGTGGAGGAGGAG TGCCCCCGGCTGCTAGTTCGCGTCCACACCACCCTACGCCAAAGCAGATGCGGGAGGAGGAGCTACAACACGGTGAACGCGCGCTGCCCACGCCTGCTTGTTCGCGACCACACCAGCAGTCGCCACACCAGATGCGGGAGGAGGAGCTACAACGAGGTGAATGTGCGTAGCCCACGGCAGCTTGTTCGCGACCACAGCAGCATGTGCCACCATTCTTCGCGTACCGAGCCAGAAGTCTCAACTCAGCAACGGGAGACGCCTCGTGTTGAATCCGAACGACACTCGACAGTGGAGGAGGAG TGCCCCCGGCTGCTAGTTCGCGTCCAAACCACCCTACGCTACAGCAGATGCGGGAGGAGGAGCTACAACGCGGTGAACGCGCGCTGCCCGCGGCTGCTTGTTCGCGACCACAGCAGCATGTACCACCATTCTTCGCGTACCGAGCCAGAAGTCTCAACTCAGCAACGGGAGACGCCTCGTGTTGAATCCGAACGACACTCGACAGTGGAGGAGGAGGTTCAGTACAAAAGAATTAAA TGCCCCCGGCTGCTAGTTCGCGTCCACACCACCCTACGCCAAAGCAGATGCGGGAGGAGGAGCTACAACGCGGTGAACGCGCGCTGCCAACGGCTGATTGTTGGCAACCACACCAGCCGTCGCCACAGCAGATGCGGGAGGAGGAGCTACAACGAGGTGAATGCGCGCAGCCCACGGCAGCTTGTTCGCGACCACAGCAGCATGTACCACCATTCTTCGCGTACCGAGCCAGAAGTCTCAACTCAGCAACGGGAGACGCCTCGTGTTGAATCCGAACGACACTCGACAGTGGAGGAGGAGGTTCAGTACAAAAGAATTAAA TGCCCCCGGCTGCTAGTTCGCGTCCACACCACCCTACGCCACAGCAGATGCGGGAGGAGGAGCTACAACACGGTGAACGCGCGCTGCCCACGCCTGCTTGTTCGCGACCACACCAGCAGTCGCCACAGCAGATGCGGGAGGAGGAGCTACAACGCGGTGAACGCGCGCTGCCCGCGGCTGCTTGTTCGCGACCACAGCAGCATGTACCACCATTCTTCGCGTACCGAGCCAGAAGTCTCAACTCAGCAACGGGAGACGCCTCGTGTTGAATCCGAACGACACTCGACAGTGGAGGAGGAG TGCCCCCGGCTGCTAGTTCGCGTCCAAACCACCCTACGCTACAGCAGATGCGGGAGGAGGAGCTACAACGCGGTGAACGCGCGCTGCCCGCGGCTGCTTGTTCGCGACCACAGCAGCATGTACCACCATTCTTCGCGTACCGAGCCAGAAGTCTCAACTCAGCAACGGGAGACGCCTCGTGTTGAATCCGAACGACACTCGACAGTGGAGGAGGAGGTTCAGTACAAAAGAATTAAA TGCCCCCGGCTGCTAGTTCGCGTCCACACCACCCTACGCCAAAGCAGATGCGGGAGGAGGAGCTACAACGCGGTGAACGCGCGCTGCCAACGGCTGATTGTTGGCAACCACACCAGCCGTCGCCACAGCAGATGCGGGAGGAGGAGCTACAACGAGGTGAATGCGCGCAGCCCACGGCAGCTTGTTCGCGACCACAGCAGCATGTACCACCATTCTTCGCGTACCGAGCCAGAAGTCTCAACTCAGCAACGGGAGACGCCTCGTGTTGAATCCGAACGACACTCGACAGTGGAGGAGGAGGTTCAGTACAAAAGAATTAAA TGCCCCCGGCTGCTAGTTCGCGTCCAAACCACCCTACGCTACAGCAGATGCGGGAGGAGGAGCTACAACGCGGTGAACGCGCGCTGCCCGCGGCTGCTTGTTCGCGACCACAGCAGCATGTACCACCATTCTTCGCGTACCGAGCCAGAAGTCTCAACTCAGCAACGGGAGACGCCTCGTGTTGAATCCGAACGACACTCGACAGTGGAGGAGGAGGTTCAGTACAAAAGAATTAAA TGCCCCCGGCTGCTAGTTCGCGTCCACACCACCCTACGCCAAAGCAGATGCGGGAGGAGGAGCTACAACGCGGTGAACGCGCGCTGCCAACGGCTGATTGTTGGCAACCACACCAGCCGTCGCCACAGCAGATGCGGGAGGAGGAGCTACAACGAGGTGAATGCGCGCAGCCCACGGCAGCTTGTTCGCGACCACAGCAGCATGTACCACCATTCTTCGCGTACCGAGCCAGAAGTCTCAACTCAGCAACGGGAGACGCCTCGTGTTGAATCCGAACGACACTCGACAGTGGAGGAGGAGGTTCAGTACAAAAGAATTAAA TGCCCCCGGCTGCTAGTTCGCGTCCACACCACCCTACGCCACAGCAGATGCGGGAGGAGGAGCTACAACACGGTGAACGCGCGCTGCCCACGCCTGCTTGTTCGCGACCACACCAGCAGTCGCCACAGCAGATGCGGGAGGAGGAGCTACAACGCGGTGAACGCGCGCTGCCCGCGGCTGCTTGTTCGCGACCACAGCAGCATGTACCACCATTCTTCGCGTACCGAGCCAGAAGTCTCAACTCAGCAACGGGAGACGCCTCGTGTTGAATCCGAACGACACTCGACAGTGGAGGAGGAGGTTCAGTATAAAAGAATTAAAGTTCGAGTTTTTCCAGAGGCTCATTTTTGA
- the LOC124173300 gene encoding uncharacterized protein LOC124173300 isoform X11, producing the protein MIFSFDHLLGHFAHCAPLRYRQYELVTQMKNRWRHHATEIAVRIPFSCFPVRCGRSYNEVNARSPRQLVRDHSSMYHHSSRTEPEVSTQQRETPRVESERHSTVEEECPRLLVRVHTTLRHSRCGRRSYNTVNARCPRLLVRDHTSRRHSRCGRSYYEVNARSPRLLVREHTSRRHSRCGRSYNEVNARCPRLLVRDHTIRRHTRCGRRSYNEVNVRSPRQLVRDHNSMYHHSSRTEPEVSTQQRERPRVESERHSTVEEECPRLLVRVHTTLRQSRCGRRSYNTVNARCPRLLVRDHTSSRHTRCGRRSYNEVNVRSPRQLVRDHSSMCHHSSRTEPEVSTQQRETPRVESERHSTVEEEVQYKRIKCPRLLVRVQTTLRYSRCGRRSYNAVNARCPRLLVRDHSSMYHHSSRTEPEVSTQQRETPRVESERHSTVEEEVQYKRIKCPRLLVRVHTTLRQSRCGRRSYNAVNARCQRLIVGNHTSRRHSRCGRRSYNEVNARSPRQLVRDHSSMYHHSSRTEPEVSTQQRETPRVESERHSTVEEEVQYKRIKCPRLLVRVHTTLRHSRCGRRSYNTVNARCPRLLVRDHTSSRHSRCGRRSYNAVNARCPRLLVRDHSSMYHHSSRTEPEVSTQQRETPRVESERHSTVEEECPRLLVRVQTTLRYSRCGRRSYNAVNARCPRLLVRDHSSMYHHSSRTEPEVSTQQRETPRVESERHSTVEEEVQYKRIKCPRLLVRVHTTLRQSRCGRRSYNAVNARCQRLIVGNHTSRRHSRCGRRSYNEVNARSPRQLVRDHSSMYHHSSRTEPEVSTQQRETPRVESERHSTVEEEVQYKRIKCPRLLVRVQTTLRYSRCGRRSYNAVNARCPRLLVRDHSSMYHHSSRTEPEVSTQQRETPRVESERHSTVEEEVQYKRIKCPRLLVRVHTTLRQSRCGRRSYNAVNARCQRLIVGNHTSRRHSRCGRRSYNEVNARSPRQLVRDHSSMYHHSSRTEPEVSTQQRETPRVESERHSTVEEEVQYKRIKVRVFPEAHH; encoded by the exons ATGATTTTTAGTTTTGACCATCTTTTGGGGCAtttcgcccactgtgcgccgctacGCTACCGGCAATACGAGTTAGTTACGCAAATGAAAAATAGATGGCGACACCATGCGACAGAAATCGCCGTAAGAATACCGTTCAGTTGCTTCCCCGTGAGATGCGGGAGGAGCTACAACGAGGTGAATGCGCGTAGCCCACGGCAGCTTGTTCGCGACCACAGCAGCATGTACCACCATTCTTCGCGTACCGAGCCAGAAGTATCAACTCAGCAACGGGAGACGCCTCGTGTTGAATCCGAACGACACTCGACAGTGGAGGAGGAG TGCCCCCGGCTGCTAGTTCGCGTCCACACCACCCTACGCCACAGCAGATGCGGGAGGAGGAGCTACAACACGGTGAACGCGCGCTGCCCACGCCTGCTTGTTCGCGACCACACCAGCCGTCGCCACAGCAGATGCGGGAGGAGCTACTACGAGGTAAATGCGCGTAGCCCACGGCTGCTTGTTCGCGAACACACAAGCCGTCGCCACAGCAGGTGCGGGAGGAGCTACAACGAGGTGAATGCGCGCTGCCCACGGCTGCTTGTTCGCGACCACACCATCCGTCGCCACACCAGATGCGGGAGGAGGAGCTACAACGAGGTGAATGTACGCAGCCCACGGCAGCTTGTTCGCGACCACAACAGCATGTACCACCATTCTTCGCGTACCGAGCCAGAAGTCTCAACTCAGCAACGGGAGAGGCCTCGTGTTGAATCCGAACGACACTCGACAGTGGAGGAGGAG TGCCCCCGGCTGCTAGTTCGCGTCCACACCACCCTACGCCAAAGCAGATGCGGGAGGAGGAGCTACAACACGGTGAACGCGCGCTGCCCACGCCTGCTTGTTCGCGACCACACCAGCAGTCGCCACACCAGATGCGGGAGGAGGAGCTACAACGAGGTGAATGTGCGTAGCCCACGGCAGCTTGTTCGCGACCACAGCAGCATGTGCCACCATTCTTCGCGTACCGAGCCAGAAGTCTCAACTCAGCAACGGGAGACGCCTCGTGTTGAATCCGAACGACACTCGACAGTGGAGGAGGAGGTTCAGTACAAAAGAATTAAA TGCCCCCGGCTGCTAGTTCGCGTCCAAACCACCCTACGCTACAGCAGATGCGGGAGGAGGAGCTACAACGCGGTGAACGCGCGCTGCCCGCGGCTGCTTGTTCGCGACCACAGCAGCATGTACCACCATTCTTCGCGTACCGAGCCAGAAGTCTCAACTCAGCAACGGGAGACGCCTCGTGTTGAATCCGAACGACACTCGACAGTGGAGGAGGAGGTTCAGTACAAAAGAATTAAA TGCCCCCGGCTGCTAGTTCGCGTCCACACCACCCTACGCCAAAGCAGATGCGGGAGGAGGAGCTACAACGCGGTGAACGCGCGCTGCCAACGGCTGATTGTTGGCAACCACACCAGCCGTCGCCACAGCAGATGCGGGAGGAGGAGCTACAACGAGGTGAATGCGCGCAGCCCACGGCAGCTTGTTCGCGACCACAGCAGCATGTACCACCATTCTTCGCGTACCGAGCCAGAAGTCTCAACTCAGCAACGGGAGACGCCTCGTGTTGAATCCGAACGACACTCGACAGTGGAGGAGGAGGTTCAGTACAAAAGAATTAAA TGCCCCCGGCTGCTAGTTCGCGTCCACACCACCCTACGCCACAGCAGATGCGGGAGGAGGAGCTACAACACGGTGAACGCGCGCTGCCCACGCCTGCTTGTTCGCGACCACACCAGCAGTCGCCACAGCAGATGCGGGAGGAGGAGCTACAACGCGGTGAACGCGCGCTGCCCGCGGCTGCTTGTTCGCGACCACAGCAGCATGTACCACCATTCTTCGCGTACCGAGCCAGAAGTCTCAACTCAGCAACGGGAGACGCCTCGTGTTGAATCCGAACGACACTCGACAGTGGAGGAGGAG TGCCCCCGGCTGCTAGTTCGCGTCCAAACCACCCTACGCTACAGCAGATGCGGGAGGAGGAGCTACAACGCGGTGAACGCGCGCTGCCCGCGGCTGCTTGTTCGCGACCACAGCAGCATGTACCACCATTCTTCGCGTACCGAGCCAGAAGTCTCAACTCAGCAACGGGAGACGCCTCGTGTTGAATCCGAACGACACTCGACAGTGGAGGAGGAGGTTCAGTACAAAAGAATTAAA TGCCCCCGGCTGCTAGTTCGCGTCCACACCACCCTACGCCAAAGCAGATGCGGGAGGAGGAGCTACAACGCGGTGAACGCGCGCTGCCAACGGCTGATTGTTGGCAACCACACCAGCCGTCGCCACAGCAGATGCGGGAGGAGGAGCTACAACGAGGTGAATGCGCGCAGCCCACGGCAGCTTGTTCGCGACCACAGCAGCATGTACCACCATTCTTCGCGTACCGAGCCAGAAGTCTCAACTCAGCAACGGGAGACGCCTCGTGTTGAATCCGAACGACACTCGACAGTGGAGGAGGAGGTTCAGTACAAAAGAATTAAA TGCCCCCGGCTGCTAGTTCGCGTCCAAACCACCCTACGCTACAGCAGATGCGGGAGGAGGAGCTACAACGCGGTGAACGCGCGCTGCCCGCGGCTGCTTGTTCGCGACCACAGCAGCATGTACCACCATTCTTCGCGTACCGAGCCAGAAGTCTCAACTCAGCAACGGGAGACGCCTCGTGTTGAATCCGAACGACACTCGACAGTGGAGGAGGAGGTTCAGTACAAAAGAATTAAA TGCCCCCGGCTGCTAGTTCGCGTCCACACCACCCTACGCCAAAGCAGATGCGGGAGGAGGAGCTACAACGCGGTGAACGCGCGCTGCCAACGGCTGATTGTTGGCAACCACACCAGCCGTCGCCACAGCAGATGCGGGAGGAGGAGCTACAACGAGGTGAATGCGCGCAGCCCACGGCAGCTTGTTCGCGACCACAGCAGCATGTACCACCATTCTTCGCGTACCGAGCCAGAAGTCTCAACTCAGCAACGGGAGACGCCTCGTGTTGAATCCGAACGACACTCGACAGTGGAGGAGGAGGTTCAGTACAAAAGAATTAAAGTTCGAGTTTTTCCAGAGGCTCATCATTGA
- the LOC124173300 gene encoding uncharacterized protein LOC124173300 isoform X12, with the protein MIFSFDHLLGHFAHCAPLRYRQYELVTQMKNRWRHHATEIAVRIPFSCFPVRCGRSYNEVNARSPRQLVRDHSSMYHHSSRTEPEVSTQQRETPRVESERHSTVEEECPRLLVRVHTTLRHSRCGRRSYNTVNARCPRLLVRDHTSRRHSRCGRSYYEVNARSPRLLVREHTSRRHSRCGRSYNEVNARCPRLLVRDHTIRRHTRCGRRSYNEVNVRSPRQLVRDHNSMYHHSSRTEPEVSTQQRERPRVESERHSTVEEECPRLLVRVHTTLRQSRCGRRSYNTVNARCPRLLVRDHTSSRHTRCGRRSYNEVNVRSPRQLVRDHSSMCHHSSRTEPEVSTQQRETPRVESERHSTVEEEVQYKRIKCPRLLVRVQTTLRYSRCGRRSYNAVNARCPRLLVRDHSSMYHHSSRTEPEVSTQQRETPRVESERHSTVEEEVQYKRIKCPRLLVRVHTTLRQSRCGRRSYNAVNARCQRLIVGNHTSRRHSRCGRRSYNEVNARSPRQLVRDHSSMYHHSSRTEPEVSTQQRETPRVESERHSTVEEEVQYKRIKCPRLLVRVHTTLRHSRCGRRSYNTVNARCPRLLVRDHTSSRHSRCGRRSYNAVNARCPRLLVRDHSSMYHHSSRTEPEVSTQQRETPRVESERHSTVEEECPRLLVRVQTTLRYSRCGRRSYNAVNARCPRLLVRDHSSMYHHSSRTEPEVSTQQRETPRVESERHSTVEEEVQYKRIKCPRLLVRVHTTLRQSRCGRRSYNAVNARCQRLIVGNHTSRRHSRCGRRSYNEVNARSPRQLVRDHSSMYHHSSRTEPEVSTQQRETPRVESERHSTVEEEVQYKRIKCPRLLVRVQTTLRYSRCGRRSYNAVNARCPRLLVRDHSSMYHHSSRTEPEVSTQQRETPRVESERHSTVEEEVQYKRIKVRVFPEAHF; encoded by the exons ATGATTTTTAGTTTTGACCATCTTTTGGGGCAtttcgcccactgtgcgccgctacGCTACCGGCAATACGAGTTAGTTACGCAAATGAAAAATAGATGGCGACACCATGCGACAGAAATCGCCGTAAGAATACCGTTCAGTTGCTTCCCCGTGAGATGCGGGAGGAGCTACAACGAGGTGAATGCGCGTAGCCCACGGCAGCTTGTTCGCGACCACAGCAGCATGTACCACCATTCTTCGCGTACCGAGCCAGAAGTATCAACTCAGCAACGGGAGACGCCTCGTGTTGAATCCGAACGACACTCGACAGTGGAGGAGGAG TGCCCCCGGCTGCTAGTTCGCGTCCACACCACCCTACGCCACAGCAGATGCGGGAGGAGGAGCTACAACACGGTGAACGCGCGCTGCCCACGCCTGCTTGTTCGCGACCACACCAGCCGTCGCCACAGCAGATGCGGGAGGAGCTACTACGAGGTAAATGCGCGTAGCCCACGGCTGCTTGTTCGCGAACACACAAGCCGTCGCCACAGCAGGTGCGGGAGGAGCTACAACGAGGTGAATGCGCGCTGCCCACGGCTGCTTGTTCGCGACCACACCATCCGTCGCCACACCAGATGCGGGAGGAGGAGCTACAACGAGGTGAATGTACGCAGCCCACGGCAGCTTGTTCGCGACCACAACAGCATGTACCACCATTCTTCGCGTACCGAGCCAGAAGTCTCAACTCAGCAACGGGAGAGGCCTCGTGTTGAATCCGAACGACACTCGACAGTGGAGGAGGAG TGCCCCCGGCTGCTAGTTCGCGTCCACACCACCCTACGCCAAAGCAGATGCGGGAGGAGGAGCTACAACACGGTGAACGCGCGCTGCCCACGCCTGCTTGTTCGCGACCACACCAGCAGTCGCCACACCAGATGCGGGAGGAGGAGCTACAACGAGGTGAATGTGCGTAGCCCACGGCAGCTTGTTCGCGACCACAGCAGCATGTGCCACCATTCTTCGCGTACCGAGCCAGAAGTCTCAACTCAGCAACGGGAGACGCCTCGTGTTGAATCCGAACGACACTCGACAGTGGAGGAGGAGGTTCAGTACAAAAGAATTAAA TGCCCCCGGCTGCTAGTTCGCGTCCAAACCACCCTACGCTACAGCAGATGCGGGAGGAGGAGCTACAACGCGGTGAACGCGCGCTGCCCGCGGCTGCTTGTTCGCGACCACAGCAGCATGTACCACCATTCTTCGCGTACCGAGCCAGAAGTCTCAACTCAGCAACGGGAGACGCCTCGTGTTGAATCCGAACGACACTCGACAGTGGAGGAGGAGGTTCAGTACAAAAGAATTAAA TGCCCCCGGCTGCTAGTTCGCGTCCACACCACCCTACGCCAAAGCAGATGCGGGAGGAGGAGCTACAACGCGGTGAACGCGCGCTGCCAACGGCTGATTGTTGGCAACCACACCAGCCGTCGCCACAGCAGATGCGGGAGGAGGAGCTACAACGAGGTGAATGCGCGCAGCCCACGGCAGCTTGTTCGCGACCACAGCAGCATGTACCACCATTCTTCGCGTACCGAGCCAGAAGTCTCAACTCAGCAACGGGAGACGCCTCGTGTTGAATCCGAACGACACTCGACAGTGGAGGAGGAGGTTCAGTACAAAAGAATTAAA TGCCCCCGGCTGCTAGTTCGCGTCCACACCACCCTACGCCACAGCAGATGCGGGAGGAGGAGCTACAACACGGTGAACGCGCGCTGCCCACGCCTGCTTGTTCGCGACCACACCAGCAGTCGCCACAGCAGATGCGGGAGGAGGAGCTACAACGCGGTGAACGCGCGCTGCCCGCGGCTGCTTGTTCGCGACCACAGCAGCATGTACCACCATTCTTCGCGTACCGAGCCAGAAGTCTCAACTCAGCAACGGGAGACGCCTCGTGTTGAATCCGAACGACACTCGACAGTGGAGGAGGAG TGCCCCCGGCTGCTAGTTCGCGTCCAAACCACCCTACGCTACAGCAGATGCGGGAGGAGGAGCTACAACGCGGTGAACGCGCGCTGCCCGCGGCTGCTTGTTCGCGACCACAGCAGCATGTACCACCATTCTTCGCGTACCGAGCCAGAAGTCTCAACTCAGCAACGGGAGACGCCTCGTGTTGAATCCGAACGACACTCGACAGTGGAGGAGGAGGTTCAGTACAAAAGAATTAAA TGCCCCCGGCTGCTAGTTCGCGTCCACACCACCCTACGCCAAAGCAGATGCGGGAGGAGGAGCTACAACGCGGTGAACGCGCGCTGCCAACGGCTGATTGTTGGCAACCACACCAGCCGTCGCCACAGCAGATGCGGGAGGAGGAGCTACAACGAGGTGAATGCGCGCAGCCCACGGCAGCTTGTTCGCGACCACAGCAGCATGTACCACCATTCTTCGCGTACCGAGCCAGAAGTCTCAACTCAGCAACGGGAGACGCCTCGTGTTGAATCCGAACGACACTCGACAGTGGAGGAGGAGGTTCAGTACAAAAGAATTAAA TGCCCCCGGCTGCTAGTTCGCGTCCAAACCACCCTACGCTACAGCAGATGCGGGAGGAGGAGCTACAACGCGGTGAACGCGCGCTGCCCGCGGCTGCTTGTTCGCGACCACAGCAGCATGTACCACCATTCTTCGCGTACCGAGCCAGAAGTCTCAACTCAGCAACGGGAGACGCCTCGTGTTGAATCCGAACGACACTCGACAGTGGAGGAGGAGGTTCAGTACAAAAGAATTAAAGTTCGAGTTTTTCCAGAGGCTCATTTTTGA